In Candidatus Methylomirabilota bacterium, one DNA window encodes the following:
- a CDS encoding M20 family metallopeptidase, protein MSAAADAIKTGLAEAVDRLGDELEQLSLRIHGHPELCFKEEQAHAWLTEFLELHGARVERGVGLPTAFRATISGAGPGPRVAILCEYDALPGIGHACGHNVIAAAGAGAGAALALGRLPFAGEIQVIGTPAEEGGAGKVKLLEAGVFRDVDAALMIHGRSGTRVWRPSLGIVKVKAEFFGRAAHASSWPWRGVNALNAVIQLFVALDAMRQQLRPDARVHGVIVNGGAQPNIIPEHTSADFYLRSLDRTYCFELLRRFQACADGAATATGCTAKVTADPVVHEPLRPNATMARLFARNLALIDVSEDPEDGDAGYGSTDCGNLSHAVPTIHPYVRISPDGVPGHSREFAEWARSPMARAGILVGAKALAMTALDLLASPDALRQAKDDFARGGAAP, encoded by the coding sequence GTGAGCGCGGCGGCCGACGCCATCAAGACCGGGCTCGCCGAGGCCGTCGACCGTCTGGGCGACGAGCTCGAGCAGCTGTCCCTCAGGATCCACGGGCATCCCGAGCTGTGCTTCAAGGAGGAGCAGGCGCACGCCTGGCTCACGGAGTTCCTGGAGCTCCACGGCGCGCGGGTCGAGCGGGGTGTCGGGCTGCCTACGGCGTTCCGCGCCACCATCTCCGGCGCCGGGCCCGGCCCCCGCGTAGCCATCCTCTGCGAGTACGACGCCCTGCCCGGCATCGGGCACGCCTGCGGCCACAACGTCATCGCCGCCGCCGGCGCGGGAGCCGGGGCCGCGCTGGCGTTGGGTCGGCTTCCGTTCGCCGGTGAGATCCAGGTGATCGGTACGCCGGCCGAAGAGGGCGGGGCCGGCAAGGTCAAGCTCCTGGAGGCCGGGGTGTTCCGTGACGTGGACGCCGCACTGATGATCCACGGACGCTCGGGCACTCGGGTGTGGCGGCCCAGCCTGGGAATCGTGAAGGTGAAGGCCGAGTTCTTCGGACGCGCGGCGCACGCCTCCTCGTGGCCCTGGCGCGGGGTGAATGCCCTCAACGCCGTCATCCAGCTCTTCGTGGCTCTGGACGCCATGCGCCAGCAGCTGCGCCCGGACGCGCGCGTGCACGGCGTCATCGTGAACGGCGGCGCCCAGCCCAACATCATTCCCGAGCACACCAGCGCCGACTTCTATCTGCGGTCGTTGGACAGGACGTACTGCTTCGAGCTGCTCCGTCGGTTCCAGGCCTGCGCCGACGGCGCCGCGACGGCGACCGGCTGCACCGCGAAGGTGACGGCCGATCCCGTCGTCCACGAGCCGCTACGGCCCAACGCCACCATGGCTCGACTGTTCGCCCGGAATCTCGCCTTGATCGACGTCTCGGAAGATCCCGAAGACGGCGACGCCGGCTACGGCTCGACGGACTGCGGCAACCTCAGCCATGCCGTCCCCACGATCCATCCGTACGTGCGCATCTCGCCGGACGGGGTGCCCGGCCACTCCCGAGAATTCGCCGAATGGGCGCGCTCGCCGATGGCCCGGGCTGGCATCCTCGTGGGGGCCAAGGCCCTGGCCATGACCGCCCTCGACTTGCTGGCGTCACCGGATGCGCTCCGGCAGGCCAAGGACGACTTCGCCCGCGGTGGCGCGGCGCCCTGA
- a CDS encoding LLM class flavin-dependent oxidoreductase: MNARVQLAVAIPQTFLTGSVDRRGIRAFLTRAEQLGVHSAWVVEQIVGTIPSLEPVTLLTYAAAVTERIALGSAVLLTALRNPVQLAKSLASLDQLSGGRLIVGVGLGGNRRIYPAFGLPAGRRAARFAEGIQLLRRLWTEPRVSFAGEFHTLDNVAMEPKPVQQPHPPIWFGAHHPDALRRAAMLGDGFMGAGSVSTEQFAEEVRGLRRFLGEAGRDPDRFPIGKRVYLAIDRDRDLAARRLGEWFRAFYGRPELAGQVAVYGDVDACLDGLGRVVRAGAGLLMLNPVFDEMEHLERFASDLAPKL; encoded by the coding sequence GTGAACGCCAGAGTCCAGCTCGCCGTCGCGATCCCGCAGACGTTCCTCACCGGCTCCGTGGACCGCCGTGGCATCCGGGCGTTCCTGACCCGCGCCGAGCAGCTGGGCGTCCACAGCGCCTGGGTCGTGGAGCAGATCGTCGGCACGATTCCCAGCCTGGAGCCGGTGACCCTGCTCACCTACGCCGCCGCGGTCACCGAGCGGATCGCCCTGGGTTCCGCGGTGCTGTTGACCGCCCTGCGCAACCCGGTGCAGCTGGCCAAGAGCCTGGCCTCGCTCGATCAGCTGAGCGGGGGCCGGCTGATCGTCGGCGTCGGCCTCGGCGGCAACCGCAGGATCTATCCCGCCTTCGGCCTTCCCGCCGGCCGTCGGGCGGCGCGCTTCGCCGAAGGCATCCAGCTGCTACGGCGGCTGTGGACCGAGCCCCGTGTGAGCTTCGCCGGGGAGTTCCATACGCTCGACAACGTCGCCATGGAGCCCAAGCCGGTGCAGCAGCCGCATCCGCCGATCTGGTTCGGCGCCCACCACCCCGATGCCCTGAGGCGGGCGGCGATGCTGGGGGACGGATTCATGGGCGCCGGCTCCGTCTCCACCGAGCAGTTCGCCGAGGAGGTCAGGGGGCTGAGGCGGTTTCTGGGTGAGGCCGGGCGCGATCCCGACCGCTTTCCCATCGGCAAGCGCGTCTACCTCGCCATCGATCGCGATCGGGATCTCGCCGCGCGCCGCCTGGGCGAGTGGTTCCGAGCCTTCTACGGCCGCCCCGAGCTGGCCGGTCAGGTCGCCGTGTACGGCGACGTCGACGCATGCCTGGATGGCCTGGGCCGCGTCGTACGGGCCGGGGCTGGCCTGCTGATGCTCAATCCCGTCTTCGACGAGATGGAGCATCTCGAGCGGTTCGCCTCAGACCTCGCGCCGAAGCTCTGA
- a CDS encoding VWA domain-containing protein, protein MDERILEFIGDLRRAELRISPSEALDALAAASQVGLEDRETFKTALGATLVKEARDRATFDRIFDLYFLDLQALGEGLRKALGPEDPRVQDLLDELLADESLELDPLTELLLRGQGGEMEMAIRSGSRNASLERLMYGLQVGYFSRRVGDQLDLAAIERDLEELLRLLATRGLDPGQLARIRNYLELRLEAFRRMIRQHVERELERRAWRQGERLTREVLSDKPLFALTAEEVAQMQAVVARLARKIKDALALRQRQQERGRIDTRRTIRKSLAWDGVPMEIALRRRHRDKPKLITICDVSDSVRNASRFMLQLVWSLQECFSRVRSFVFVSEMAEVTEAFGAYPVERAIEWALKAAPVDYHCRSDFGYAFSQFVRGQLETLDRRTTILLLGDARNNYNDPQAWALRMIRERVKGIIWLNPEGQWGWGVGDSVMPLYAPACDLVRECRTVGQLGEVVDNLVHHWWRRGR, encoded by the coding sequence ATGGACGAACGCATCCTCGAGTTCATCGGTGACCTCCGTCGGGCCGAGCTGCGGATCTCTCCCTCGGAGGCGCTCGACGCCCTGGCCGCCGCTTCCCAAGTCGGCCTCGAGGACCGGGAGACGTTCAAGACGGCGCTGGGCGCGACTCTGGTGAAGGAAGCCCGTGACCGCGCGACGTTCGACCGGATCTTCGACCTCTACTTTCTCGACTTGCAGGCCCTGGGCGAGGGGTTGCGCAAGGCGCTGGGCCCCGAGGATCCCCGGGTCCAGGACCTCCTCGACGAGCTGCTGGCGGACGAGTCGCTGGAGCTCGACCCCCTCACCGAGCTTCTGCTCCGCGGCCAGGGGGGCGAGATGGAGATGGCGATCCGCTCCGGTAGCCGCAACGCCAGCCTGGAACGGCTCATGTACGGGCTCCAGGTCGGCTATTTCTCCCGCCGGGTCGGCGATCAGCTGGATCTGGCCGCCATCGAGCGTGACCTGGAGGAGCTCCTGCGCCTGCTGGCGACCCGCGGGCTCGATCCCGGGCAGCTCGCGCGGATCCGCAACTATCTGGAGCTGCGCCTCGAGGCCTTTCGGCGGATGATCCGCCAGCACGTCGAGCGCGAGCTGGAGCGCCGGGCCTGGCGCCAGGGTGAACGGCTCACCCGCGAAGTCCTGTCCGACAAGCCGCTGTTCGCCCTGACGGCCGAGGAAGTGGCCCAGATGCAGGCGGTGGTCGCCCGCCTCGCCCGCAAGATCAAAGACGCTTTGGCTCTCCGCCAGCGCCAGCAAGAGCGGGGGAGGATCGACACGCGACGCACGATCCGCAAGAGCCTGGCCTGGGACGGGGTCCCCATGGAGATCGCCCTGCGCCGGCGTCACCGCGACAAGCCCAAGCTCATCACGATCTGCGACGTCTCCGACTCCGTGCGCAATGCCTCGCGCTTCATGCTGCAGCTGGTGTGGAGCTTGCAGGAGTGTTTCAGCCGTGTGCGGTCGTTCGTGTTCGTCTCGGAGATGGCCGAAGTGACGGAGGCGTTCGGCGCCTATCCGGTCGAGCGGGCCATCGAGTGGGCGCTCAAGGCCGCGCCGGTGGACTATCACTGCCGTTCGGACTTCGGCTATGCCTTCAGTCAGTTCGTGCGCGGCCAGCTCGAGACGTTGGACCGCCGGACGACCATCCTGCTCCTGGGCGACGCCCGCAACAACTATAACGATCCTCAGGCCTGGGCGCTCAGGATGATTCGCGAGCGGGTGAAGGGCATCATCTGGCTGAATCCCGAGGGCCAGTGGGGCTGGGGCGTCGGGGACAGCGTCATGCCGCTCTACGCGCCGGCGTGTGACCTGGTCCGAGAGTGCCGGACCGTCGGCCAACTCGGTGAGGTGGTCGACAACCTCGTGCATCACTGGTGGCGGCGCGGGCGCTGA
- a CDS encoding isocitrate lyase/PEP mutase family protein has product MRSRQTLRALVGRKAGLVVPGAYDAVSAKLVERAGFPAVYMTGYGTSASRLGLPDLGFAGLAEMADHVRNLAAAVQIPLIADADTGYGNALSVRRTVQTYEAAGVAALHIEDQVAPKRCGHLSGHQVVPREEFAGKIRAAIEARTDPDLLIIARTDAISAVDFDEGLRRGDAAAKAGADVLFIEAPRTEEQVARIARELTTPLLYNYAPGGRSPLLPFASLRQLGYAVILLPVDTLLVAAKAIADFLRELKRRDDVGALVDRYLPFREFNDLIGVTAQLALAERYKAEAGS; this is encoded by the coding sequence ATGCGTTCGCGGCAGACGCTTCGCGCACTCGTCGGTCGCAAGGCCGGTCTCGTCGTCCCCGGCGCATACGACGCCGTCTCGGCCAAGCTCGTCGAACGCGCCGGCTTCCCCGCCGTCTACATGACGGGCTACGGCACCTCGGCCTCCCGGCTCGGACTGCCCGACCTCGGGTTTGCCGGGCTCGCCGAGATGGCGGACCACGTCCGCAACCTGGCCGCCGCCGTGCAGATCCCCCTCATCGCCGACGCCGACACCGGGTATGGCAACGCCTTGAGCGTGCGCCGCACCGTGCAGACCTACGAGGCGGCCGGGGTGGCCGCGCTGCACATCGAGGATCAGGTGGCCCCCAAGCGGTGCGGACATCTCTCGGGACACCAGGTCGTTCCCCGGGAGGAGTTCGCGGGCAAGATCCGGGCGGCCATCGAAGCACGTACCGATCCCGATCTGCTCATCATCGCCCGCACGGATGCCATTTCCGCCGTCGACTTCGACGAGGGATTGCGCCGCGGCGACGCGGCGGCCAAAGCGGGCGCCGACGTGCTCTTCATCGAGGCGCCGCGCACGGAGGAGCAGGTCGCCCGGATCGCCCGCGAGCTGACCACTCCGCTGCTGTACAACTACGCCCCCGGAGGGCGGTCGCCGCTCCTGCCGTTCGCCAGCCTCCGCCAGCTCGGATACGCGGTGATCCTGTTGCCGGTGGACACGTTGCTCGTGGCGGCGAAGGCCATCGCCGACTTTCTGCGCGAGCTCAAGCGCCGTGATGACGTCGGGGCGCTCGTCGACCGCTACCTGCCCTTCCGTGAGTTCAACGACCTGATCGGCGTCACTGCACAGCTCGCCCTGGCCGAACGCTACAAGGCCGAAGCCGGTAGCTGA
- a CDS encoding superoxide dismutase family protein, with amino-acid sequence MPALTGIVGDGRWPVTLAVILLATGGCLAVLQAPPATATAVLRNARDEVVGTASLAQVTGGVRIVVTVSGLPPGDKGVHIHEMGRCDPPSFASAGGHFNPTRRGHGILNPAGPHVGDLPNMRVDADGTGRLETFTERVTLGTGWNSLLDDARALVIHAAADDHRTDPTGNSGPRLACGVLVKP; translated from the coding sequence GTGCCGGCGCTGACGGGGATCGTCGGGGACGGACGCTGGCCCGTCACGCTCGCGGTGATCTTGCTTGCGACCGGGGGGTGCCTGGCCGTGCTGCAGGCCCCGCCCGCCACGGCGACTGCCGTGCTGAGGAACGCCCGGGACGAGGTCGTCGGGACAGCGTCGCTGGCCCAGGTGACCGGTGGCGTCCGGATTGTCGTTACCGTGAGCGGCCTGCCCCCCGGTGACAAGGGCGTCCACATCCACGAGATGGGGCGATGCGATCCACCGAGCTTCGCCTCGGCCGGGGGGCACTTCAACCCGACCCGGAGGGGGCACGGAATCCTGAACCCCGCCGGCCCCCACGTCGGCGACCTCCCCAACATGCGGGTCGACGCCGATGGAACCGGCCGCCTGGAGACGTTCACCGAGCGGGTCACCCTGGGCACCGGGTGGAACTCGCTCCTCGATGACGCCCGCGCCCTGGTCATCCATGCCGCTGCCGACGACCACCGTACGGACCCCACCGGCAACAGCGGCCCCCGCCTCGCCTGCGGAGTCCTCGTCAAGCCATAG
- a CDS encoding MoxR family ATPase: protein MFESVEDVQQRFRGAKYIANRRISTVVFLAERMGRPVLIEGPAGVGKTELAKTLSDVSERPLIRLQCYEGLDEGKALYEWKYAKQLLYTQLLRERIGELIADAPSLPDAVVKIAGQDDAFFSFRFLSPRPLLNAILAERPVVLLVDEIDKAEPEFEAFLLEVLSDFQVSVPELGTIRAKHIPLVVLTSNNARELSDGLKRRCLHLFIDFPAPAEELEIIRLKVPEISEQLAGAVVAAVQKIRAMDLRKPPSVSESLDWARSLVILNAQRLDPEMVESTLTMLVKYEKDLERVRGALDKVLAP, encoded by the coding sequence ATGTTCGAGTCCGTCGAGGACGTCCAGCAGCGGTTTCGGGGCGCGAAGTACATCGCCAACCGACGTATCTCCACCGTCGTCTTTCTGGCCGAGCGAATGGGGCGGCCTGTCCTCATCGAAGGTCCGGCCGGCGTCGGCAAGACGGAGCTGGCCAAGACGCTGTCCGACGTGTCCGAGCGGCCCCTGATCCGCCTACAGTGCTACGAGGGGCTCGACGAAGGCAAGGCACTGTACGAGTGGAAGTATGCCAAACAGCTCCTTTACACGCAGCTCCTGCGCGAGCGTATCGGCGAGCTGATCGCCGATGCCCCGTCGCTGCCCGACGCCGTGGTCAAGATCGCCGGCCAGGACGACGCCTTTTTCTCGTTCCGGTTCCTGTCGCCACGCCCGCTGCTGAACGCCATCCTGGCCGAGCGCCCTGTGGTGCTGCTGGTCGACGAGATCGACAAGGCCGAGCCGGAATTCGAAGCCTTCCTCCTGGAGGTCCTGTCCGATTTCCAGGTTTCGGTGCCCGAGCTCGGCACCATCCGGGCCAAGCACATTCCGCTCGTGGTCCTGACCTCCAACAACGCCCGCGAGCTCTCCGACGGGCTCAAGCGGCGCTGCCTGCACCTCTTCATCGATTTTCCGGCGCCGGCCGAGGAGCTCGAGATCATCCGGCTCAAGGTCCCCGAGATCTCGGAACAGCTGGCCGGAGCCGTGGTGGCGGCCGTCCAGAAGATCCGCGCCATGGACCTCCGCAAACCACCCTCCGTGTCGGAGTCACTGGATTGGGCCCGCTCGCTGGTCATCCTCAACGCCCAGCGGCTCGATCCGGAGATGGTCGAATCCACGCTGACCATGCTGGTGAAGTACGAGAAGGACCTGGAGCGCGTGCGCGGCGCCCTGGACAAGGTTCTGGCGCCCTGA
- a CDS encoding M20 family metallopeptidase, protein MGAPKEMIVQAVDRLAGDLEALSRTIHDNPELGYQEVKAAGWLVEFLSKQGFTVEPGVAGVATAFRATLETGEGPTIAIMCEYDALPAIGHACGHNVIAAAGAGAGAALAAMKERLPRGRIRVIGTPAEEGGGGKVKLIRAGVFGDVDAALMVHGWAAWVPHQDLLGIVRVSFEFTGKAAHASAYPWDGVNALDAVIQTFNNVSMMRQQMRPDARIHGIVTHGGAAPNIIPEFAAATFYVRAPRIDAMWDLHRRVIACAEGAATATGCSLKVIERQETAYEPFKRNAALVEAFRANLQRFGVTESPEDKEHLGSSDVGNVSQVVPTIQPLVKIAPDGTPIHSRAFEAAAVSPLAREGLLIAAKTLALTAYDILAEPMLLAQIRKEFAAT, encoded by the coding sequence ATGGGCGCCCCCAAAGAGATGATCGTGCAGGCTGTGGACCGGCTGGCCGGCGATCTCGAAGCGTTGTCCCGAACGATCCACGACAACCCGGAGCTCGGATACCAGGAGGTGAAGGCCGCCGGCTGGCTCGTGGAGTTCCTGTCCAAACAGGGCTTCACCGTCGAGCCGGGTGTGGCCGGCGTTGCGACGGCCTTCCGAGCCACGCTCGAAACGGGTGAAGGCCCGACGATCGCCATCATGTGCGAATACGACGCGCTGCCCGCGATCGGGCACGCCTGCGGTCACAACGTCATCGCCGCCGCGGGCGCCGGCGCGGGAGCGGCGCTGGCCGCGATGAAGGAGCGCCTGCCCAGAGGCCGCATCCGCGTCATCGGCACGCCGGCCGAGGAGGGGGGCGGCGGCAAGGTCAAACTGATCCGCGCGGGCGTGTTCGGCGATGTCGACGCGGCGCTGATGGTCCACGGCTGGGCGGCCTGGGTTCCCCATCAGGACTTGCTCGGCATCGTCCGGGTCAGCTTCGAGTTCACCGGCAAGGCCGCGCACGCTTCCGCCTATCCCTGGGATGGCGTCAACGCCCTGGACGCCGTGATCCAGACCTTCAACAACGTGAGCATGATGCGTCAGCAAATGCGGCCCGATGCCCGCATTCACGGCATCGTCACGCACGGCGGCGCGGCGCCCAACATCATCCCGGAGTTCGCCGCCGCGACGTTCTACGTACGGGCTCCCCGGATCGACGCCATGTGGGATCTCCACCGCCGGGTCATCGCCTGCGCGGAGGGCGCGGCCACGGCCACCGGCTGCTCCCTCAAGGTGATCGAACGGCAGGAAACTGCGTACGAGCCGTTCAAGCGGAATGCCGCGCTGGTGGAAGCGTTCCGGGCGAATCTGCAGCGGTTCGGGGTGACCGAATCCCCGGAGGACAAGGAACACCTCGGCTCCTCGGACGTCGGCAATGTGAGCCAGGTCGTGCCCACGATCCAACCGCTCGTCAAGATCGCCCCGGACGGAACCCCGATCCATTCGCGCGCCTTCGAGGCCGCGGCCGTCAGTCCCCTCGCCCGCGAGGGCCTGCTCATCGCAGCCAAGACGCTGGCCCTGACGGCCTACGACATACTGGCCGAGCCCATGCTGCTGGCCCAGATTCGAAAGGAGTTCGCGGCCACGTGA
- a CDS encoding DUF3047 domain-containing protein has protein sequence MAARALIDRALLGLISASLVVQMGAGFAGSTARAEDDCLAIEDFGGGLGQFPRDWRARKAEGQTVYRVQEEDGRRFLHAHSKGLGVQAAKPYEWDLNAYPVLAWSWRPRQFPRGADEQHGENDSALAVYMAVPHSRIRGPRAVKYIWSETVPAGTRLSSNYGLTQVRVLRSGRVGLGEWVDERVNVRDDYLRYFEVSEVPKPAGIAVLTDSDDTESSAQGDYANFRVCRQ, from the coding sequence GTGGCGGCGCGGGCGCTGATCGACCGTGCCCTCCTCGGCCTGATCAGCGCGTCCCTCGTCGTCCAGATGGGCGCCGGTTTCGCCGGGTCCACGGCCCGCGCCGAGGACGACTGCTTGGCGATCGAGGACTTCGGGGGGGGCCTGGGACAGTTCCCCCGCGACTGGCGCGCCCGCAAGGCGGAAGGCCAGACGGTATACCGAGTCCAGGAAGAGGATGGAAGGCGCTTCCTCCACGCCCACTCCAAAGGGCTGGGGGTCCAGGCGGCCAAACCCTACGAGTGGGACCTCAACGCTTACCCGGTCCTGGCCTGGAGCTGGCGCCCCCGGCAGTTTCCCCGAGGAGCCGACGAGCAGCACGGCGAGAACGACAGCGCGCTGGCGGTCTACATGGCCGTGCCCCACTCCCGCATCCGAGGGCCCCGGGCCGTCAAATACATCTGGAGCGAAACGGTGCCGGCGGGAACGCGACTGAGCTCGAACTACGGGCTCACCCAGGTCCGCGTGTTGCGCAGCGGCCGCGTGGGGCTCGGGGAGTGGGTCGACGAGCGCGTCAACGTGCGCGACGACTACCTCCGATACTTCGAGGTGAGCGAGGTCCCCAAGCCCGCCGGCATCGCCGTCCTCACCGACTCCGACGACACCGAGTCCAGTGCCCAGGGGGACTACGCTAACTTTCGGGTGTGCCGCCAGTAG